From Hymenobacter sediminicola:
AGCACAGGCATTGTTCATATTGCCATTAATGGCTTCGAAGGCCGTAAGCTAGAATTGCGCGTGCTCAACGTAATTGGCTCGGTAATTTACCGCGAAACCATTACGGAACTCAACGACCGGTTTACCAAAACCTTGGATCTAAGCAAGTTTGCTAGCGGCCTGTATTATGTGAAGCTCGAGGGCGACAACGCCAGCGAGATGCGCAAACTGGTAATCCGGTAGCTGCCAGAACTGGTTTTCATTCAGTTAAGCTCAAAAGAAAAGCCCCATCTGCTACAGATGGGGCTTTTCTTTTATCGGA
This genomic window contains:
- a CDS encoding T9SS type A sorting domain-containing protein; amino-acid sequence: MMPRLLYFLFLMLLAIGPVRSSISSASATPIGVTKRAGRPADERTILVYPNPSTGIVHIAINGFEGRKLELRVLNVIGSVIYRETITELNDRFTKTLDLSKFASGLYYVKLEGDNASEMRKLVIR